The Rosa chinensis cultivar Old Blush chromosome 7, RchiOBHm-V2, whole genome shotgun sequence DNA segment TGCACGTTGGATTCATGTTCTCAACATCATTTATGTCACATCATATATGACGTTTAGTATGACAAGTCAGTGCGTGAGTCCATGCTAAATTATGGCGCTATGCATTATAAAACATAGATCACTATACATATACAAAATATGAGCAAACCAGAGAATAAGCAACAAACCAGAAACATCTTCAGTGCCACGCAAGCTCTGGAGAACCTTCTTTGCCTCGAGCATCCTGCCCTTACTCACAAGCCATCGAGGAGATTCAGGCAAGTAAAACACGGTTAATACAAAATATataagagagagaatggaaagaaTCCCAAGCATCAGTCTCCAGCTTGGCGAGGCCAACAGCGACATCCCGAAAACCATACAATATGACAAAAACATGCCTCCTGAACCAAGGAACTGTGGAAGAGTATTCAACAATCCCCTTATATCTGATGGGGCGGTCTCGGATATGTGGACTGGGACAAGAGTAACCGCTAAACCAATTCCAAATCCATCTAATAGCCTTGCAAGACATAGTACATACACATTGGGTGACCACAACATCACCAAGCCACTCACAAAATAAAGAACTGATGATGCTATTAGCATTGGCCTCCGACCAAGCCAATCTGATATGCCTCCTGAGCATGTTGTAATAACTGTTGCCCCGATGACTGACATGGCCACAACAAGACCTTCTACTGAGCTACTTAAATCAAAATCGTCCGTGATGTAAACAATAGCCCCTGAAATATGAGCACTAAATGAGAACAAGCAAAAACATGAACTGAACACAACAAAATGGACAAACTCTGATTGAAATGCGTAAACCAGATAGAATTACTGGAAAGATTCAATGAAGCACAACGCACAGAGCCTACGAAAAACAAGAATTGAAGAAagctaaaaaaatttcaaataagtACCAGCAATTGCAGCATTGTCCCATCCTTGCAGAAAGTTACCAATTGTAGCAGCAAAAGCCACAAGAGCAGCTCCAATGAATGTAATCCCCAATCTCAATCAAACCTGAAGGAAGCATCAATACTCAAATcagaaaactaaaaataaaaacattcccACTATAGACCCAGATCAGAAACCTTTTCCTAACCCAAAATTCAAACCCACATGACTAAGACAACTCGAACACAAAGAGTTCAGATTGCTTACCTCTTCCAGGTGAGGCTAGGCACAGTTCAGAGCTTCCTAAATGTGAGTGAGCATTACACCCACAACTTAAATGAAATTAAAAGCAGAGGCCTTTTGAAGACAATACAGCTAACAGCAACAGGTCAGGTAAAATATCTTAAAACAGCAAGTGTTGTGAGGACTAGCTTAGGCCGAATCTTGGTAATACAGACAAATTACAGCCTCAAGTTATAGAAATTTAGTAATATCATCTAGCAGATTAAGATCCAGAGCAACTCACAAACTCGATCAAGATCAAGAAACATGGAGAAAGAGTGAGTTGGGTATAAACAGCTTCTGCTAACAACCCTTCAATCACCGTCAACACTCTCATGTCTGACCCACTTCACTTACTCAACTCAGTTAAACTCGGAATTCTCAGACAGCAAACACTTAAACAATGAAATTATAACTAGGAGAAGTGTgtgtatttgtgtgtgtgtgtgtgtgtgtgtgtgtgtgtgtgtgtttgtttagtgattaaataagaaaaaaaccagaaaaccaAGAGGAGAATCCAAGAGGGTGGAGGACAGTGGAACCTACTAATCTTCGGAGAGCAAGTTCCAAACGGTCTAAACCAACCCAACCCAACCCAACACAACTCACCATTTGCCTTTTCCATGCCAATAAATTGGTTctctttttttgtgttttgtcaTGCAATGATTGAGTGAAGCTGCCAAGTTTCTTGACTTGTCTGGTTGCGTGATTATTTAAAAGAGAAACACAAAATTGATATTTAAAAGCTAAATTCAGACTGTCaaagggtcaattgaccctcCTCGATCACCACCCCTAGATACGCCCTTGGATGTAAGGTCAGTTCATAATAAAAAACACCTCAACATTTAAACTGTAAGTATCACATATTAGGTACAATTCAACAAATCTCAATTGCAAAATACAAAGCATTATGGGTGTTAAATAACCTAACTTAATATGTGCAACAGGACAACCATAACATGATGAACTACAATAAAAAGACAGAAGGGATAAAATCCAAGCTATTTGTACCTTTGAGCTGCATCTCCATCCAATTTCCAGCAGCAGTCCGATAGATGAAGAGGATAGTAGCAGGTTCAGATTTCAGAATCTATTTGAGATTCCTATTAATGAAGATGACTGATTCCACTTGTAATGTTACAACCATAAAAGTCAAGCCTGGAATAATATTTCCCAAAGAGATGTGAAAGAGAATCTATGAACATTCCAGGTCATAGTAATTTCTCACCCGATGAGCAAACAAAAGTTGGAAGCATGATCAAACAATAACCGACCAGTACCTAGACTCTTGAAGTCCTCGGAAGAGCACTTATGCCTTTGAACTTTCCATTTATAAGAATATCACAAGTAATGTCATCAGGTATGAGGCCTTTGTCTAGCATTTCATCGTGCAACCTAAACGATTCTTGCAAATTCCCCTCCTTGAAGTGCCCAACAATCAAAGCAGTATAAATATGAACCCTAGCAGTCATTCTCCTTCTATTCATGTATTCCAAGGTTTTGCGTGCCTTCTCCAATTGTCGTTTGCAACAAAGGCCATTTATTAGAACTGTATATGTGTTGATATCAGGTGTAATTCCCTTCGAAAGCATCTTTGAGTAAAGATCTGATGCAGATTGTAAATCACCCTTTCTTAGCAGTCCATTGATTAATGCAGTGTACGTTTTCACATCACATGGAATGCCTTCAGTTATCATTTTCTTATGTAACTCAATAGCTGCTTCCATGTCATTTACATTCCGGAAGCCACAAATCATGCTAGTATAAACACCTGTATTTGGAGATAAACCAACTTCCAGAAGTTCTGAGAAAAGTTCGCGGGCACTTTTCATGTCTCGCCTTTTGCAAAACCCATCAATGATAGCAGAGTATGCTGTAACATCCATTTTGATGCCCTTAGTTTTCATTTCATGCCACATTTCTAAAGCAAGATCTATCTTATTGCTTTTGCATAACCCATTAATAAGGCTGGTGTAGGTGATAACAGTTGGAGTGACTCCACCTTCACACATTTCTCTATAAACATTCAGTGCAGAATTCATGGCACCCTCCCTGGAAAACCCATGTATAATACTATTATAAGTCATACATCCAGGAATAAAACCCTTCTCAAGAAATTTCTTCAAAAGATCACTTGCCACAGTTGTCTGGCCAACTTTGCATAGGCCATCAATGACAATGTTAATTGTGTAGCCTGTGGGGATTTTCTTTGCATCCACCATATCATCAAAGACATTAAAAGCACGTTCGGCATTACCGTTCCTGAAATACCCATTCATCAAAATAGAGTAAGTAAAAACAgtaggttccaaacccctttgtGTCATCTCCAAAAATTCATTATTTGCACAATCCATATCCCCTATTCTGCAATAGCCATGTATCATGTTGTTGTAGGAAACCGCATTAGGTATCACACCATTACGCATCATCTTATCCCATAAACTACGGGCTTCACTTACTTTACCCTCCCTACAAAGCCATGCTAAGAAATTATTGTACAAGAAGACATTTGCAATACCGTAGTCAACTGCCTCGTCAAACAACTTAGACGCGTCTTCAAGTAACCGACATTTCAAAAATCCACGCACCAAATGATTCACAATGAACTCATCAGGCAAAATACCCATCTGTTTCATTTTGGTGTAAAGCTCATATGCCCTTTCCATGTTCCCATTCTTACAGCAACATCCTATCACAGTTGCATAAGTGATTCTGTTAGGAATAAGTCCATCCTGCATAATCATGTTGAACAAATCCAAAGCGGCATCCAACTTCCCTTGCGCACAATAACCCTTCATCAAGCTTGTAGCAACAACCAAATCAATCGATTCCCCACAACTCACCATTTCATCCTTGAGCCTTAGCGCCTCCACCATATTCCCCTGCTTCACACACGCCCCAATCACACTAGTATACGTACGCCCGGAAGGAACCCACCCCATTTCTCTCATTTCACCCAACAACACCAAAGCCAAACGCGATTCGGGAGTCTTACAAACAGCCCCAATCGCCACATCATACAATGCGGCATCAGCTGCTATCCCTCTCCCCCTTGCCTTCCGAAAGTACTCCTCAGCCTCCTCCGGCTTCCCCTCCTTCAAACAAGCACGCATCATGACATGTAGAGTGGCGCAATCACCGCCAACTCCTCTCTCAACCATTTTACCATACAACTCTCGTGCTTCCTCAAACATATTCCTCCTAACCAATGCCGTCAACACAATGTTCATATATTCAACACCAGCATATAACTCAAGCTCCACCATTCTATTAAAGCAATCAACAGCATCCCCTATTCGATTGGCTCTAACATAGCTATTCAACAAGTAACTGAAAACCAGAGAATCTGAATCTAAATCAAAACCGAACCTCTTTGCGCAGTCCAGCAAACGATCGAGAAAGACTGCCGGAGGAGGGCCGGAGTCGCCGGAAACGTAGCGGTTAAGCAATGTCTTGGCGCGCCCGCGAGTCTCTGGAAAGCCCAGTAAGATGTGAAGCAAGACGGCGACGGTGTCGGCGCCGTGGACAACGCCTGGGTGAGCTTCAGCGCGTTTGAGGAGGTCGAGAGCGGAACTGGGATCGGTCTTGTGGGAAAGAAGAGTGTTGAGGAGGTGGGTTTGGGTTGAATCGGAGGATTGTGGAATTGGGTTCGCCGGAGAATGGATTTGCGGCGGCGGTGGTGGTTGTGAGGAGAGGGGCTTGGGGTTTAAGAGGTAGAAGCGACGGAGTGAAGGGAGGAGTGAGGAATGGAAGTGAGATTTCATTgtagaaggagaagaaaagatgaaGTGAAGTGAAGTGAACAACAGACTGAAATCTCGAACCTCTATTCTCAAAACCAACCATCAATGGCTTCTTTcagcttttttatttatttttttttttttggttggaaaATTAGGATGGCCGGATGGGGTTTGGGGTTTGGGATCTCTCATAATTTAATAATAAGAATAAAATAAGGTTGGTcccttcaaaaataaaaaaatgttggttcTTCACTCCGACATTTTTAAATTTGTCATTTCCACCTCTGCATCTGTTGTGCGTCTTGATCTTTGATTCAATCGTCTATGCACCTATGTTTTGGTtgtcttttaatttttaaaagcAACTTAGCTTCATGTCATCCTTAGctgctttctcttttattttataaatttcTATGATTGccaacaaaaaaatattaaaaatatttaaCCCTGATTCTACCTTGTATGAATATGCAAAAATGAAATAGTAAACATATATAAATAGGGCCAATTGCATATAAgaatattttttaatatttatttagcCATAAAGCCAccaattatttttttctctcatgAGACCTCTTTTGTGGAACACATGTACAAAGTTAATTTGGATTTGACTTTTTAACCAACTTGGATTGGGAAACCATAATGCACAAGGAGAGTTCAAGAATGTTCAAGAAGACCCTAGAAACATGCTCAAGAATGTCTCAGACTTATTCAAAGCCAATATGAACTAGgttttttttcaccaaaatgGCTTGGAGGCTCAAGCTGGTGGCGAGGAGGATTCATGTGACAAGACTATTCTTCACCAAAATGGATTGGAGACTCAAGTTGGTAGAGAGGAGGACTTGTGTGACAAGCCTATTCTTCACTGAAATGGATTGGAGACTCAAAGTTGGTGGAGAGGAGGACTTGTGTGACAAGACTATACAAATACAAGAAAATCACATTGTAAAACACACCCTTCAccttatcttctctcttgtgccaccttcttcttcttcttcttcttcttcttcctcctcctcctcctcctcgtcctCCTCCTTTTCAATCTCTTTGAAAGCTAAGAAATGTGGCAATCCTCCTCCTTTTCAATCTCTTTGAAAGCTAAGAAATGTGGCAATCCCGAGTACTACCATCGTCTGAAAAATATAAGAAATCCACAATCAATATTACGCAAATGGCCAAGTATAACCGCGTCTACTCCAATAATTCAGAAAAGGAGAGGCGTTACAAAATTTTCAAGAAAAACTTTGAGCAATGGCGAGCCAAGTATAACACTGAACCTGCGCTGAACATATTTGGTGATCAAACCATGATGAACTCCCCAAAGGTTGCGTGAGAGTACCCTTAGAAGCACCGGAGATTTCTTACAGTACTTCTGCTGTGTTTGACAATTTCCAGCCTACAAAAATTGGGTCTATGGAGGAGCTGTCACTGAAGTTAGAATGCAACAGGAGGGTAAGAATAATAATTATGTCGCAGCTACAATACTTCAAAAATAAATGATCAGATAGACAAATAGTTCTCAACTACAaagatttatttttgtttttttttttcctctaataaatttattttccaaaaaaaaaatatatatatcgaATAGACAAATTGTTTCGAATTTACTCCTAACAGCTACTGACATatatttcttttgattttttttttcacacatCCATGCACATGCAGATACTTACTGTTGGGCTTTggtagcagcagcagcaatCGAAGGAAtagtaaaaattgaaaaaggcGAATTAGTTGCATTGTCTTCTCAACAAATTGTAGACTGTACTAGATCTCGATGGAAGTATAGAGTTTACTAGAATAGGTGCCCGCGCATTGCTGCGGGTGCTCAAACAAAATCTGCAAGTTTAGACGGCTAAAGACTTATGTTTGCAACTAACACTACCATTAATATAAATGTTTTGATAATGTTCAAATATACAATACAAATGCTGTTGACACAGCTTGTCAAAAATATATTGTTCTACTCATAGGCTAACCTAGCTACATTTGATCGGTCTAGTGAGAAGAGGTGTTGATGTTCGTCATCACATATCAGTGGAGGTTCTTCAAAATGGTGCTATTCTAGTAAACTCTATACTTCCATCGAGATCTAGTACCAAAATGGTCCAGTTACATTTATACCAAAAGTGACAGCAGTTGTTGAAGAGTTGTTAGCCTAGCCAAAAAGGTGCTACGTAGTTGTGGAGGTTGTTCAAAAAGGTGTTTCCTCCATTTGTATTTACATGAAAAGCGACATGACACTTCAatctattttttctttgttcagaGTGTCTGGTGATGAGGCCGCTGATTCAATGTTTGTCTTTGTATCACTGTGAAAGTAAGAAGTTATAAAAGGTGTGAAAGAATTTATGAGTGGAAAAATGGAGTTGAAATGTATGTAGTTGTTACCAGCTGGGTTTTTTCTCTGGATTGGTAGCAAACAATTGTTTCTTGCTTCTATCaaccaatcttttttttttttcatacagTGGATGAGCTGGTGTGCTAGTACCTGGTTGATGATCTTAGAGATTAGATACCCCTTTTGAATTCTCCAGCTACTGGATTAAAGCATGTTAGCCAAAATCTTTCCCCGCAACTAAgacaaatacaaaacaatgaGCCTGAAATTCAATTGGTCATAACAAAGATTGAAGTTATGTCCTAATTGAATCTCAGACTCATTCTAGTGTAGCTGTCCTTACAGTAATCTTGGAGATTACATACCCCTTTTGATTTCTTCAGCCACAGGATCAAAGCATGTTACCCAAAATTTTGACCACAACAAATAAGTTCAAATCATACTCGCTGTACAGATTTTAACAAACACAACTGATGTTCATTATTTTGGCTACAAATGCATATTCAAATCTAAAATTCTAAATACTATAAACaacaatgaaaaattaaaaaagacaaaaacaaaataatgagCAGACCATATCAGTGGCAGACCACTTCATCTTTTTGCTTCTCTCACAAATCATTTCATCTTTTTGGTTGTCATTCATCTGCTGCTCCAAACAGTTGCCTACATATCCGGAAGAAGAATTAATCAGCACAGATTATAAAAAGGCAAACAGACAAAAAAGAACAGATGGAACATTACTTTTATTATTTATGTCCTATTCATTACCTATTGCATCTCTTTTCCCAATTTCCTGATTACTGTAAAATAATAGTAATTCCAGATCTTCCTTCTTGCTGTACCCAAATTTTCCTGCAAAACAGTAAAAGGATTAGACATCTCAGATGAACCAATCTTCCAACAATCAAATCATATTGATTATCTTATCAAACTTTCTTCACATGTCTTTAAAATTGATTCGCAGATTGTGAACAAACTCATTCAATAATAATTAGCATCAGTCTTTAAATTTTATTAGCAACATCATTTAACATTCATACCTGAATTCAAAATACTTGCAAATTTTGATAGCTCGCTGTTCCTGATATctgcaaaacaaaagaagacCACTCATTACAACTACTAATACTTTCTTTGTATGAGAGTTCTAATTATGTGTGAAATCTGGCCAACTATGGTTGAAGTCTCTTTAAAATGAAGGTTATTTTCTAAACAGAAAAAACAGGTTGAAAAAGTGAGAGTTTCTACTCTCACATTATCCACTTGTATTTTATACAGCTTCACCTGCTTTTGGTATTCTAGTTTTCAGTTGGAAGAAATGCGTCCATATTGCACCAAAGAGGCTCTAGTTAGAAATGCTATATGCTATTCTCTGTAAATAGTTCATTGCAGTACTAACTTTACTAtttgtttatcaacataaacaaaGAATACAACACAAATTACACTGCGAAGCCTTGCAATCTTCCTCTCATTCTTTGCATTATAGATTTTTGTTTTCACTGAAGTTGCACGTTTTTAAGAAGCctgaaaacatttacacttgaCTACTTAAATACCATTATTCTCTTCATTgtctttgatttcattttcattattaaCTTCTCTATCCCTGTGCCTAATCACCTGCCTCAAAGTATTATGAGCCAATATGACCTTGATTCAAACAACATAGCTCATGGAATGATAGCCTATCTACATTAATTAGCAAGGAATGACAAACTCTAGAATTCATTTAAACTGAAAATACAGAATCAAATCAGCACAGAAAGTTAACATGTTGGCAGAAAGTTAAATGGATTTCCATGATAATTAAGCAAAGCTGTATAATACATGCTGCCCCAAAGATTTAGATATGAATTAACAGTGATTCTTTTGAGCTTATCTTTATtaggctaaaaagaaaaaacggAATTTGGATGGGTAATAGCATCTAATATGTTGATGCAAATATAGATAATTTTCAAAGATCGAGGCTTTGGTATCTCTGTTAGGATAAAGGAGCCATCTTTAATATCCCCTAAACAGATTTACTGAATGAAATTCACATGCTTTGGCTTTTGAACAGTCCAGTATTCCAGCTTTGTGGCAGGCAGCTGCATAATTATATGTTCAATCAAAAGGATTTATCTGAATGCCAAATATGCCCCACCCAATTCTAGCTGATTTCCCCATAATTCTACTTAAATATGTAGAGCTAATTACTGTTCTAAAAAGGTTGCTATTGCATTCACACCCCAATTAAGTTTTGAGTAATTACTGGTCCTTTTTCAGCTCACctgatataaacccaaaaaaagaaagagtaaAAATATGCATCTTAACTCTCAAGGCAtacataaatacacacacacacacacctagcTAACTTATCTCTAAATTATAACCTTTAATTTCCAGCAGAATTTGCAGGCATACATACTGCAACATATTAACTTTCTGTTAGGTTGAAGGAGCCATCTTTAGTATTCTCATCAACTCAAAGCACTCTCTGATACTATAATACACATACAAAGTCCAAATCCCAGTGAagaaacatataagaattcatATACAAAAGTGCAGctcacagacacacacacatatcactatatgtatatatgtatatatgagtataagtatgtgtgtgtatatatatatataagtgtgtgtgtgtgtgtgtgtgtatatgtatatatatgtgtatatatatatgtatatatatgtgtgtatatatatatatatatcactatATGTAATGcatctatatgtatatatgtgtatgGTCCCGGTGAAATTATAGTATATATGAGTATGCAATCATATACAAAAAGTACAGTACACACAAAGGGATGGGAATTATAGGCAACCAACCTAAGAAAGATGATTGGAATGTCAGCAGCAGCAACTTCACAATTGACAACACCTCAAATGCGACCTAATCTACATTCAAAAAATCCAATTGATaaatgaaaacagaaaactAAATGACTATATATTATTAGTAAAGTttgtctaatcctatgtatTACAAAGCCTGCAAGTAAAGTTTGTCTAATTCTATTAGATTACAATGAAACAACTATTTTCTTTTGACCTCATTAGATAATAGTAATTAGAGCCAAACCTCCTCTCGCCTATCAGTTCTAGTTAAATTCAAAGGGTTAAGCAAATTGCACTCCAATGAAATAGAAGAACACCATAAACTAACCACTCCCAGATACAAACAAAAACCTAATACAGTTTACCACCAATCACTTGCCTCAATCTCAGAAAAAAAACCTTAtcaaaaaatttctaaaaatttaAAGTTGAGCATGATTTCAAAAATTCCCTTTCATTTACCTTGATTTACAGATTCAACCTTCTCCTTCTCCCCAGACCTTGCAGACCAATTTCTTACAACAGTAGCATGTGAAACCTGCATACAAAACCAATCACAGTTTAACATTAAATAGGAACAATTTACAATTACAATAAACAAAATTGACACAGGAGAATTAAGAAACCTTGAATGTAGAAGCAATCTATGTCTGCAAGCATGAACAATAACTGTGGAATTGGATGTTTGAAGCCACACCTCAAACACCAGAAACAGCAGCTCTCCTGCCTTTCTGAACACACCTCCACCTCAAAATTAAGCCAACAACCCAAAAAACCCTGCATCACCAAAACCATCTTCTCGTCATAAACTCGACCCACTCAAAATGCAAAGCACtggatacaaaacaaaaagaaacaacacCGATTATAATAGCTAGAAaactggaagaag contains these protein-coding regions:
- the LOC112177811 gene encoding pentatricopeptide repeat-containing protein At3g54980, mitochondrial; translated protein: MKSHFHSSLLPSLRRFYLLNPKPLSSQPPPPPQIHSPANPIPQSSDSTQTHLLNTLLSHKTDPSSALDLLKRAEAHPGVVHGADTVAVLLHILLGFPETRGRAKTLLNRYVSGDSGPPPAVFLDRLLDCAKRFGFDLDSDSLVFSYLLNSYVRANRIGDAVDCFNRMVELELYAGVEYMNIVLTALVRRNMFEEARELYGKMVERGVGGDCATLHVMMRACLKEGKPEEAEEYFRKARGRGIAADAALYDVAIGAVCKTPESRLALVLLGEMREMGWVPSGRTYTSVIGACVKQGNMVEALRLKDEMVSCGESIDLVVATSLMKGYCAQGKLDAALDLFNMIMQDGLIPNRITYATVIGCCCKNGNMERAYELYTKMKQMGILPDEFIVNHLVRGFLKCRLLEDASKLFDEAVDYGIANVFLYNNFLAWLCREGKVSEARSLWDKMMRNGVIPNAVSYNNMIHGYCRIGDMDCANNEFLEMTQRGLEPTVFTYSILMNGYFRNGNAERAFNVFDDMVDAKKIPTGYTINIVIDGLCKVGQTTVASDLLKKFLEKGFIPGCMTYNSIIHGFSREGAMNSALNVYREMCEGGVTPTVITYTSLINGLCKSNKIDLALEMWHEMKTKGIKMDVTAYSAIIDGFCKRRDMKSARELFSELLEVGLSPNTGVYTSMICGFRNVNDMEAAIELHKKMITEGIPCDVKTYTALINGLLRKGDLQSASDLYSKMLSKGITPDINTYTVLINGLCCKRQLEKARKTLEYMNRRRMTARVHIYTALIVGHFKEGNLQESFRLHDEMLDKGLIPDDITCDILINGKFKGISALPRTSRV